Proteins found in one Streptomyces sp. NBC_00461 genomic segment:
- a CDS encoding SpoIIE family protein phosphatase — MVGVSDAQTSAQAPAAARTRVGRPLLSLALASMMDDVHAHSGAVYLLAPREPVLEMAVMAGLPRAFAAPWERVGLSAPIPVAEAVRTRRLVWVGGEEEMARRYPRIAVVLPYPFALAALPVATESTAYGAVFVTWPGAHPPELSERERDHLTAACDRLAIRLERALEDSLPLLHEPDLLGVPPVGGAAGTLGTVEAARMVARLPYGLCSLDLHGRVCFANAAAAELIGLPVSKLLGTQLWASVPWLNDPVYEDRYRAALLSQHTTSFVAVRPPGNWLSFRMYPSTTGLSVRVTRARAVAEMNRAGPQPGDAPARLVTISQVLTLAGALTEAVGVQDVVQLVANEVAPAAGSQALVVLGSRAGRLHVLGHHGYPDASVVERFDGLPLSEPTPGTNALNTGVPAFFDSREQLERVYRSRLATPDGFEAWAYLPLIASGRPVGTCVLAYAEPHPFPADERAVLTSLGGLIAQALERALLYDAKHQLAHGLQAALLPHSLPTLPGIDAASRYLPATDGMEIGGDFYDLVPTQGVAAAVIGDVQGHNVTAAGLMGQIRTAVRAYTTVGQAPEEVMRSTNRLLIDLGAELFASCLYLRLDPARGRAVMARAGHPPPLLRRPDGRVRVLDLAGGPLLGIDASAVYPTTQVDLAPGSVLALYTDGLIESPGIDIEDALAGLGQRLAEAGELPLDELADYLVQHSAAARERLDDVALLLLRARTQA, encoded by the coding sequence GTGGTCGGCGTGTCCGACGCGCAGACGTCCGCACAGGCTCCGGCGGCCGCGCGGACGCGTGTGGGCCGTCCGCTGCTGTCCCTTGCTCTGGCGTCGATGATGGACGACGTCCACGCGCACTCCGGCGCGGTGTATCTGCTGGCGCCCCGCGAACCGGTCCTGGAGATGGCCGTGATGGCGGGGCTGCCCCGGGCCTTCGCCGCGCCGTGGGAGCGGGTGGGGCTCAGCGCGCCGATCCCGGTCGCCGAGGCGGTGCGCACGCGGCGGCTGGTGTGGGTGGGCGGCGAGGAGGAGATGGCGCGCCGCTATCCGCGCATCGCCGTCGTGCTGCCGTACCCCTTCGCGCTTGCCGCCCTGCCGGTGGCGACGGAGTCGACGGCGTACGGCGCGGTCTTCGTGACCTGGCCAGGCGCACATCCGCCCGAGCTGTCCGAGCGGGAGCGGGATCATCTGACCGCGGCCTGCGACCGGCTCGCCATCCGGCTGGAGCGCGCCCTCGAGGACAGTCTTCCGCTGCTGCACGAACCCGATCTGCTCGGCGTTCCGCCGGTGGGTGGCGCGGCCGGCACGCTCGGCACGGTGGAGGCGGCGCGGATGGTGGCACGGCTGCCGTACGGGCTGTGCTCGCTCGATCTGCACGGGCGGGTCTGTTTCGCCAACGCGGCGGCGGCCGAGCTGATCGGGCTCCCGGTCAGCAAACTGCTGGGCACCCAGCTGTGGGCGTCGGTGCCCTGGCTCAACGACCCGGTGTACGAGGACCGCTACCGGGCCGCGCTGCTCAGCCAGCACACCACGTCGTTCGTGGCGGTGCGGCCGCCCGGGAACTGGCTGTCGTTCCGGATGTATCCCAGCACGACCGGGCTCAGTGTCCGGGTCACGCGGGCGCGGGCGGTGGCGGAGATGAACCGGGCCGGTCCGCAGCCCGGCGACGCCCCGGCCCGGCTGGTCACCATTTCGCAGGTGCTGACCCTGGCCGGTGCGCTGACCGAGGCGGTGGGGGTGCAGGACGTGGTGCAGCTGGTGGCGAACGAGGTCGCGCCGGCCGCGGGCAGCCAGGCTCTCGTGGTGCTCGGCTCGCGGGCGGGGCGGCTGCATGTGCTGGGGCACCACGGGTATCCGGACGCGAGCGTCGTGGAGCGGTTCGACGGGCTTCCGCTGTCGGAGCCGACACCGGGCACGAACGCCCTGAACACCGGGGTTCCGGCGTTCTTCGACTCTCGGGAGCAGCTGGAGCGTGTGTACCGGTCGAGGCTCGCCACGCCGGACGGCTTCGAGGCCTGGGCCTATCTGCCGTTGATCGCCTCAGGCCGCCCGGTGGGCACGTGTGTGCTCGCCTACGCCGAACCGCACCCGTTCCCCGCGGACGAGCGGGCGGTGCTGACCAGCCTGGGCGGTCTGATCGCGCAGGCGCTGGAGCGGGCTCTGCTCTACGACGCCAAGCACCAGCTGGCCCACGGGCTGCAGGCCGCTCTGCTGCCGCACTCGCTGCCGACGCTGCCCGGCATCGACGCGGCCTCCCGCTATCTGCCCGCCACCGACGGCATGGAGATCGGCGGCGACTTCTACGACCTGGTCCCCACACAGGGCGTGGCCGCGGCGGTGATCGGGGACGTGCAGGGGCACAACGTGACCGCGGCCGGGCTGATGGGGCAGATCCGCACCGCCGTTCGTGCCTACACGACCGTCGGACAGGCGCCCGAGGAGGTCATGCGCAGCACGAACCGGCTGCTCATCGACCTCGGCGCCGAGCTGTTCGCCAGCTGCCTGTACCTGCGTCTCGATCCCGCGCGCGGGCGGGCCGTGATGGCCCGGGCGGGTCATCCGCCGCCGCTGCTGCGCCGTCCCGACGGCCGGGTGCGGGTGCTCGATCTCGCCGGTGGCCCGCTCCTCGGCATCGACGCCTCGGCCGTCTATCCGACGACGCAGGTCGACCTCGCGCCCGGTTCCGTGCTCGCCCTCTACACGGACGGGCTGATCGAGTCACCCGGCATCGACATCGAGGACGCGCTCGCCGGACTCGGCCAGCGGCTCGCCGAAGCCGGGGAGCTGCCCCTGGACGAGCTCGCCGACTATCTCGTACAGCACAGCGCGGCAGCCAGGGAACGCCTCGACGACGTGGCGTTGCTGCTGCTCAGGGCCCGTACGCAGGCCTGA
- a CDS encoding S1 family peptidase — translation MSHKRIPKRKAAIAAGSVVALGAAAILLPNANASQDGSSADAAPKTLKATDASDLASQLQDMLGQAFAGSYYDSDKQQLVVNVISGDKNVVVQAKKAGAKVREVGNSLAALKAGAQTLKAKATIPGTAWAVDPKTNKLAVTADSSVTGAKWDRLTSTVKSLGSEMATVKKSSGTFKTLVSGGDAIFAQAEGGTVRCSLGFNVTASDGSPAFLTAGHCGVAAKQWSDSETGQPIATVDQATFPGNGDFSLVKYDDANTQAASEVNTGEGQAVQITQAAEATVGEQVFRMGSTTGLHDGTVTGLDATVNFQSETDPGGVDTVTGLIQTDVCAEAGDSGGSLFTQDGGAVGLTSGGSGDCTNGGETFFQPVTAALQATGATLGGAGAGAGDQAGTADPSASAGDQAGGGDAVGGGDQAGTADPSATAGDQNGAGDQAGAGDQSGVGDQSGAGAGDQSGAGAGAGDQSGAGAGDQSGAGVGDGSSQTETH, via the coding sequence TTGAGTCACAAGCGAATTCCGAAGCGCAAGGCCGCGATCGCGGCAGGCAGCGTCGTGGCGCTCGGCGCAGCCGCAATCCTGCTGCCGAACGCCAACGCGTCGCAGGACGGCTCGTCGGCCGACGCCGCCCCCAAGACCCTGAAGGCGACCGACGCATCGGATCTCGCCTCGCAGCTTCAGGACATGCTCGGTCAGGCCTTCGCCGGGTCGTACTACGACTCCGACAAGCAGCAGCTGGTCGTCAACGTCATATCCGGCGACAAAAACGTTGTCGTCCAGGCGAAGAAGGCGGGCGCGAAGGTCCGCGAGGTCGGCAACAGCCTCGCCGCGCTGAAGGCGGGCGCACAGACCCTGAAGGCGAAGGCGACCATCCCGGGCACGGCCTGGGCGGTCGACCCGAAGACCAACAAGCTCGCGGTCACCGCCGACAGCAGCGTGACCGGCGCCAAGTGGGACAGACTGACGTCGACGGTCAAGAGCCTCGGCTCCGAGATGGCGACCGTGAAGAAGTCCTCCGGCACCTTCAAGACGCTCGTGTCGGGCGGCGACGCCATCTTCGCGCAGGCGGAGGGCGGCACCGTGCGCTGCTCCCTCGGCTTCAACGTGACCGCCAGCGACGGCAGTCCGGCCTTCCTGACCGCAGGCCACTGCGGTGTGGCCGCCAAGCAGTGGTCCGACTCCGAGACCGGGCAGCCCATCGCCACCGTCGACCAGGCCACCTTCCCGGGCAACGGCGACTTCTCGCTGGTGAAGTACGACGACGCGAACACCCAGGCGGCGAGCGAGGTCAACACCGGCGAGGGCCAGGCCGTCCAGATCACCCAGGCCGCGGAGGCCACCGTCGGCGAGCAGGTCTTCCGCATGGGCAGCACGACCGGCCTGCACGACGGCACGGTCACCGGTCTCGACGCCACGGTCAACTTCCAGAGCGAGACCGACCCGGGTGGTGTCGACACGGTCACCGGTCTCATCCAGACGGACGTCTGCGCCGAGGCCGGCGACAGCGGTGGCTCCCTGTTCACGCAGGACGGCGGCGCGGTCGGTCTGACCTCCGGCGGCAGCGGTGACTGCACCAACGGTGGCGAGACCTTCTTCCAGCCGGTCACCGCCGCCCTCCAGGCCACGGGTGCGACGCTCGGCGGCGCGGGTGCGGGCGCCGGCGACCAGGCCGGCACCGCCGATCCGTCCGCCTCCGCGGGCGACCAGGCGGGCGGCGGCGACGCCGTCGGTGGCGGCGACCAGGCCGGCACGGCGGACCCGTCCGCGACGGCCGGCGACCAGAACGGAGCCGGTGACCAGGCAGGGGCCGGTGACCAGTCCGGCGTCGGCGACCAGTCCGGCGCCGGTGCGGGTGACCAGTCCGGTGCAGGTGCAGGTGCCGGTGACCAGTCCGGTGCTGGTGCGGGCGACCAGAGCGGTGCCGGCGTGGGCGACGGTTCGTCCCAGACCGAGACCCACTGA